The Microbacterium forte sequence CAGGCCGACTCGTACCGCGACGACCCGTTCGTGCAGCGCGTCGTGGGCGAGTTCTCTTCGCGGATCGCGGCGGTCGAGGCGCTGGCGGACCGCGCCGGGCGTCTCTTCGACGAGGTCGTGGATGAGGGAGACGGGGTCACGGCGGCGCGTCGAGGGGAACTGGCCATCGAGATCGCCAAGGTCAAGGTCGTCTCTACCGAGGTCGGCATCGAGGTCGCGAACAGGATCTTCGAGATCACCGGCTCGAGTTCCGCGCGTGCGGATGTCGGGCTGGACCTGTTCTGGAGGAACATCCGCACGCACTCGCTGCACGATCCGATCGATTACAAGAAGCTCGAGGTCGGCGCCTGGACGCTGAACGGCGAGCTCCAGCCGATCTCGCTGTACACCTGATGGGCGAGCAGATGCGGCGGCTCGATGCCGTGCGGGAGCGCCTGCGCCCGGTCATCGCAGAGATCGCGGCGAGCACGGTCGCACGGGAGAAGGATCACGAGCTGCCGTTCGCCCAGGTCACCGCCCTCCGCGCAGCGGGCTTCGGTCGGCTCCGGCTGCCGATCGAGCACGGCGGTTTCGGGCTGGACTGGGAATCCTTCGCCGAGGTGCTGATCGAGCTCGCCGCGGCCGACTCGAACCTCCCGCAGATCTTCCGTGGCCACATCGCTTACGTCGAGCACATCCTGGCTGCGACGCCGAGTGAGCGGCGCTCCCGCTGGCTCGAGCGCATCGCGGACGGAGAGCTGGTCGGCAACGCGTGGTCGGAGAACGGTGCCGCCGCCGTGGGGACGAATGCGACGCGCGTGACCCGACGCCCTGATGGAAGCTGGCGCGTCGACGGACGCAAGTTCTACACGACGGGCAGCATCTTCGCGGAGTGGATCGACGCGACCGTCGACCTCGACGGCACGACCGTGACCGCCCTCATCCGCAGGCATCAGGACGGAGTGGAGATCTCCGACGACTGGGACGGCTTCGGCCAGCCGCTGACGGGCACCGGCACTGCCGTGTTCACGGACGCCTCGGTCGATGAAGACGACGTCGAGCCGTTCACGTCGCGGTTCCCGTTCCAGACGGCGGTCTATCAGCTGACGCTGCTGTCTGTGCTGGCCGGGATCGCCGCCGCGATCGAGCGCGACACCGTCGCTCAGGTGCGGGCACGCACTCGCACCTACAGCCACGGCAGCGCCGAGCGAGTGGCAGACGACCCTCAGATCCTCCAGATCGTCGGCGAGCTGACGGCGACGAGTGCGACGGCCAGGGCGCTCGTGCTCGACGTCGCTCGAGCGGTCCAGCACGCAGCAGACGTGCTGGGCACACCGGAGACGGAGGATGCCGTGATCGCGGCCGAACTCCGCTCGGCGCAGGCGCAGATCGTGCTCACCGACCTGGTGCCCCGCGCCGCCTCTCGGCTGTTCGACACGCTCGGCGCATCTGCTGTGAGGTCGGGCACCGCTCTCGACCGCCACTGGCGGAACGCTCGCACCGTGTCATCGCACAACCCGTGGATCTTCAAGGCCCGACAACTCGGCGACCACGCCGTGAACGGCCGGACGCCCGAGTTCGTCTGGTCGGTCGGGCAGGCGAAGGTTCTGGAGGCGAGCACGGCCGAGCGCTGAGACGTTCACCGAGGCTGCCCACCTCGCCCGTCTCGAGGCGGACGGAACGACGCAGGCACCCGGTTCTCTGGCCGAAGCCGCATGAGCCGGGTGCCTCGTGAACCACGCCCCTCGAGCTACTCGATGGGAAGATCGTCGACGGACTGCGGCGGGATGCTGGCGCTCGTCCGGCGCTGCACCGTCCGGCGTTGCACCGTGCGGAGCAACGCCGTCGCGCCGGTGACGAGCAGGAGCACACCGATGGTCAGGATCATGAGAGTGCTGATCGTGACGGGTGTGAGGGTGAGCGCCCAGTCGGCGACGCCCGAGCGGCGGTCATCGTCGGCGATGAGCCAGAGCGAGGTCGCCGCCACGGCGGCGAACAGGACGCCCCAGACGATGGCAGCCCAGCGGGTGCGAGGCGGGGTGACCGCTTCGGCGTGGGGTGCGGATGCAGCGGTCGCCCCTGCTGTGCCCGCCTCGGTGGTCGTCTGAGTGCTCATCGCTCGTCCTCTTCCTCAGCCTCGATGAGGGTGATGTCTATCTCGCCGCTGGTCTGCGCGATGGTCACACGCTGCACGGTCGTCGTCGGTGCGTTCTCGGCCGAGATCGTCTCGGCCACGACCGATTCGCCGTCGCGTTCCGTCGCCGTCCATGTGCCGCTGTCGATGATCGCGCCGGTGCCGGCCTCGACCCGCGTCCAGCTCACGTCGGCGGTTCCGACGGTCGCCCGCAGCTGCAGCTGCACACCGGGGTCGACGGAGATCCAGGTGCTGCCGGCACCCTTCTCCACGACGATCGGCCGCGGAGCGTCGTCATGCCGGTTGAGCGAGATGGAGAGGTCACCGAACGGCTGGCGCACGTGCGCGGCCTCGTTGTTCGAGATCGATGCCCAGCCGATGCTCACGCCCTGGAAGGCGGAGAACCCGCCGGCCACCAGTCCGGCGACGAGCGTCAGCACGGTCGCGAAGGCGAGGAAGCCGCTGCGCCGTCGGAGGGCACCGGCGACGATCATCCCGATCGCGAGCACCAGTGCGGCCGACAGCAGGCCGAGGGCACCGCCGACTGCGGCGTCGCCGTTGCCGAGCCCGACCAGAGCGCCGACGACGATGGCGAGGCCGATGACCGAGGCGACGATCGCGAGACCCGCGCGTGGGCGGGAGGCGCGACGAATGCGACGGCGCTCCGCGGCCTCGGCGGCGAACACCGCTGCCTCCGCCTGACGCTCGCGTCTGACCTGATCGCGCGCCATGCGTTCGGCATCCTGCTGCCGCCGGCGCCACGCCTGGTCCTGCTCCTTCCACGCCCGATGCTGGATCCGCCACGCGGCGACCTCGGCCGGGTCCTGCACCCCGGAGGGAAGCGGCGCGGGTGGTGCGGGCGGTGCGTCGTCGATGAACGCGGCCGGTGCGGCGTACACCTCGGACGAGGCGGCGGATGTGGCATCCGCCCCCTCGGCGGTACCCGAACCGCCGAGGGGAACGGATGCCTCCGGGGCCGCCGGATCTGCGGAAGCCACCGGCAGATCAGGCGCGGAAGCACCCGGGGTGCGGCTTGCAGCACGCACGATCAGGAAGAGCAGGCCACCCACGATGACCAGCCCGACGATCCAGCTGAAGACCGCCAGCGCCGACCAGCTCTCGTATCCGAACCCGAACAGGCGTCCGGTGAGCGGAGCCGTCGGGATCAGCCCGACGATGGCCATGCCCAGAAGACCGAGCTGGACGGGCTGGTAGTCCCGCCGCAGCAGGTCGCGGACGTGGACCCGCCCGTCGAGATCCGGCAGCAGCGCCCAGGCGAGGGCGTAGAGGAAGATCACCGGCAGGCCGAAGAGCGCTGCGACCACGAGGATGCCGCGCACGATCAGCGGGTCGATCCGCAACCGGGCGGCGATGCCGGCGGCGACCCCACCGAGCCATCCGTCGGAGCGGACCACTCCGAGACCGGCGACCCACAGGAGGAATCGCTCGGCGCCGTGCGGAACGGCCGTCCTCGGCGGGCTGGCCTGGTCGGCGGGAGGCGGTGGCGCGGTCGGAATCGTCATGCGTCAATCCTGTCTCCCCCGGTCGGATCCCTGCCATGGGGTGAACCCCTGAGCGACCCCTGATTCTCTCCAGGGGAGGTCACGGATCCGCGCGCCGGATGATTGGATGTCGACATGTCCTCTTCCGCGACCGCGTCTGCGCGACCCTCTCGCTCCGCCGTGTCGTCGCGAGCGGGAGGAGACCTCCAGCCCGAGCCGCGTCAAGCCCTGACACGCGACCGCGACTGCCTGGTCGCAGGCGTCAGCGCGGGTCTCGCCCGTCACCTGGGCGTGCGGGTGTGGATGGTCCGTGCGCTCTTCATCGCTCTCACGATGTGCGGCGGGGCCGGCATCCTGCTCTACGCCTGGTGCTGGGCGTTCACGCCCTGGGCCGACGGCGACGGCACCCCGTCGCGACGGGTGCCCGTGGCCTGGATGCTGCTCGTCCCTGCGAGCGTCGGCATGCTCATCGTGCTCTTCTGGCGCGGCGGCAGCGACTGGCTCTCGGGAACGATTCCGCCTGATGCGGCGGCCGTGGTCGTGTTCGGCACCGTGGGGGCGGCGACCGGGGCCGGGCTGTGGGCGACCCTGATCGATCGCACCGACACCGCCCGGGGACCTCGACACACGATGCTGGTCAGGATCCTCTCGATCGCGCTCCTCGCGATGCTGTTCGGCCTGCTCCTGACCCGGCCTGTCGGCAGCACCGGTGTCGCACTCGTGCTGGTCCCGCTCGCCGGCATCCTCGCCGTGCTGCTGTCGACCCTGATTCCGCGGTGGCGCGACCTGGCGGGCGAACGCGTGCGGCGCATCCGTGAGGAGCAGCGCAGCGAGATGGCCGCGCACCTGCACGACTCCGTGCTGCAGACCCTCGCGCTGATCCAGAACAGGGCGGGCGCATCGAGCGAGGCGGCTCGGCTCGCACGGGCGCAGGAGCGCGAGCTGCGAGCCTGGCTGTACGACGGCGATGCCCCGGCCGACAGCGATCTGGCGACCGACCTGCGCGACTATGCCGGGGGCCTGGAACTCGACTACCCGGTGCGGATCGAGGTGGTCTCGGCGGGCCTCTCCACCGAGCGTGCGAGCGGGGAACTCGCCGCGGCGGCGCGAGAGGCGATGCTGAATGCCGCACGGCACGCGACGGGGGAGGTCTCTGTCTACATCGAGGGCAATGCGACCGACGTCGACGTCTTCGTGCGTGATCGGGGTCCGGGCTTCCGACTGGACGACGTGCCGGGCGACCGCCTGGGCGTGCGGGAGTCGATCATCGGTCGGATGCGTCGAGCCGGGGGCTCGGGCACCGTGCGCAGCGATGAGAGCGGCACCGAGGTGCATCTGCGACTGTCGACCGTGCCGCGGGGCGCGGCGAACGCCCAGGTGCCGAACGCGCCGGCGAACACGGATGAAGGCGAGGACGCTCGTGGCTGACAGCATCCGCATCGTGATCGTCGACGACCATTCGATCTTCCGTTCAGGGCTCCGCGCCGATCTCGATGCAAGCGTCGAGGTGATCGGGGAGGCAGCCGACGTGCCGTCCGCCATTGCGATGATCCGCGAGACCGTGCCCGATGTGGTGCTGCTCGACGTTCACCTTCCGGGTGGCAGCGGCGACGACTCCACCGGCGGCGAGTCGGTGATCCGCGGCTCGCTGCCGACGACGGCCCGGTTCCTGGCGCTGAGCGTGTCGGATGCCGCAGCCGACGTCGTGCGGGTGATCCGCGCCGGTGCGCGCGGCTACATCACGAAGGGCTCATCCGGCGGGGAGGTCAGCCGCGCCGTGCACGCCGTCGCCGACGGGGACGCGGTGTTCTCGCCGCGGCTCGCCGGGTTCGTGCTCGACGCGTTCGGCGCGGTCGCCGGCGAGATCGCCACGACGACCGACGAACTCGATCGACTGTCGGCACGCGAGCAGGAGGTGATGCGGCTGATAGCCCGTGGATACGCCTACAAGGAGGTGGCCGCAGAGCTGTTCATCTCGATCAAGACGGTCGAGACGCACGTCTCATCGGTGCTGAGGAAGCTGCAGCTGTCGTCGCGCCACGAACTCACGGTCTGGGCCTCGCAGCGTCGACTGCTCTAGCGGGGCTGTTCCTCGGGATGCCTCGGGCAGCGTGCGACTCAGCGTATGCCGGGGTCGGCCGTAAGCTTTCCGAGCAGACGCTCGAGCTCGCTGAGGTCGTGCAGCGCTGACCGTGGCAGAATGCTCGGCGATGCTCGATCACGGCGATCCGAGTGCGACATCATCACGCCCCGACACGCGAACGGACAGAGATGGCTGAAGCGACAACAATCCTCGACCGGGTGGCGACGGCTGCCGAGCATCGATCGATTGCGGAATCGGTGGGCTGGCACGACGCCTTCGACTGGGCGACGATCGCGGATTCCCTGGCCGGCTCGACGTTCGGCGTGGTCGCGTATGCCGGAGACGCGGCTGTAGGCATGGGGCGCGTCGTCGGAGACGGCGTGAAGTACTTCTACGTGCAGGACCTGGCCGTCCTCCCGGCCTTTCAGGGGACCGGCCTGGGGGCGCGCATGCTGGACCGCCTGACGGAGCGAATCGCCATGGCCTCCCCGGCAACGGCCTTCGTCGGATTGTTCTCGACCGCCGCGGGCACCGACCTCTACACCTCACGCGGTTTCGGCCCCGGCGACATGACCGGGCTGTTCAGGCTCATCGGGCCAGCGCCGCGGGACGATGGGCAGAACGGATAGACGCGGGACGACAGGACAGCGACCGGCGCCCGCTGAGCACGTTCATCCGAGGGCCACGGTGCGGCCCCAGTCATCCCGCCTCGACGACCCCGGCCCTGATCCCCCAGAGCACGGCCTGCAGGCGGTCGCGGGCTCCGGTCTTCTGGAGGATGCCGGCGAGGTGGTACTTGACGGTCGTCAGTTCCACGAAGAGACGGTCGGCGATCTCGGCATTCGACAGCCCCTCGGCGAGGAGTCGGAGCACATCCAGCTCCCTCTCGGTGAGCGGAGGCCCCTCGGCCGGAACCTGCGCGCTGCTCGCTCGACGGCGGTCGGCGAACTCGTGCAGGATGCGGCGGGTCAGGCGTTGGTCGAGTGTTCCGTCGCCGGCGGCCACCGATCGGACCGCGGCGAGCAGCGTGTGCTCGTCGGCGCCCTTGAGGAGGAACCCGGCGGCGCCTGCCTCGAGAGCGGCGAAGACATCGGCGTCGACATCGAAGGTGGTGAGGATGAGCACGTCGGTCGCCAGGGCTGCGTCTCCGACGATCTCGCGTGTGGCTGCGATGCCGTCTGTTCCCGGCATCCGGATGTCCATGCAGACGACGTCGGGGCGGAGGCTGCGGGCGAGACTCACGGCGTCGGCGCCGTCGACCGCTTCGCCGATCACCTCGATGTCGGCCTCGGCTCCGAGGATGACGGCGAGCCCGGCGCGCACGACGGCCTGGTCGTCGGCGATGAGAACACGGATCATGGGGTGCTCCGTCCGTCGTAGGGGATGCTCAGGCGATTGGTCCATCCGCCGTCGTCGTCGGGCCCTGTTGACAGGTGCGCCCTGATGAGTTCGGCCCGCTCCGCCATGCCGGAGAGCCCGTAGCCGGCGCCCGAGCTGTCGGTCGTCTCCCGCGTCCGGACTTCGGCGGAGGGCTCGTTGGCGACCGTGATCTCCACGGCATCCGCTCCGAACCGCACGGTCACGGCTCCCGCCGCGCCGGGCGCATGTCTCGCGACGTTCGCCAGCGACTCCTGCACCATCCGGTACGCGGTGGTCTCGGCGAGCGCACCCACCGGACGCGCATCCCCGACGGCGGCGAGTGCGACGCGCTGGCCCCGTTCGCGCGCGATATCCACGAGCGCAGGGATGCCGGCGATGGTCGGCACCGGGCTCGGGGCACCTGAGGGTGCGTCGTCATCGCTGCGCAGGAGCCCGACCGTCCGTCGGAGGTCGGCGAGCGCGATGCGGGCATCGTCCTGGACCGTCTGCATCATCTCCCGCGCCCGGTCGAGATCGCTGCGGGTGAGAGCGGTGGCGGCCTGGGCGCTCACGATGATCCCCGAGAGGTGATGCCCGGCGATGTCGTGCAGTTCCCGCGCGAGGGCCTCGCGCTCGGCACGCACCTCGCGCTCGGCGCGCTCGCGCCGCTCCCGCTCGGCCATCCTCGCCTGCTCCTGCAGCGCATCCGCGAGACGCTCGCGCCCGCGCACGTACTCGGCGACGGCCGCGGGTGCCGCGTACTGCAGGGCGATGCGCGCGATCACGGTGAGGATCAGGACGAGCGCCGATTCGCGTGACCCCAGGAGCAGCGCACTCGCGCCGACGCCGGTGGTCACGAGCGCGCCGAGGGCGAGCGCCGTCAGCGCCGGGTTGCGCCGGCTGCGCCGAGCCATCGCATAGGCGGCGAGGATCACGCCCAGCGAGCCGACCCCCAGCTCCCCCGCCGAGGTCGCCAGGATCACGGCATCGAGGAGCACGGCGCCGGCGAAGACGATGATGGGTGCGCGCTGGCGGAAGACGAGCAGGACGGCCTGCAGGGCGACGAGAGCGGCGTGGGCGAACGGCGATACATCGCCCGGCACCGCTGCGGGGAGCTCGTCGATCCACAGGTCGGCTCCGATGTAGCCGACCGCGGCGGCGAGCACGAGAATCGGCGGGATCGCGCGGCGCACGCGTTCGGCGCGCCGGGAGGGCGGCTCCGCAGGGGACATGGACTCAGTCAACCACGCCGGGCCCCACCCCCGTCGCGAGGCAGGACCCGGGATCGATCGAGGTGTGATCACCGATCGCACAGTGTCTCATCGAGCGCCTCGACGACGATCCGATACTGCTCGAGCAGCACCTCGTCGTCATCCGGGGAGACCACCGCCCAGGGAAGCGCGGTCACTGCGATCGTGACGGCGGTGCCGTCCGGTGCGACGGCGTTGCGCGTCTGGGTGCCGGGGATGTCGCCTCCGTGCCCCCAGGCGAATCCTCCGCAGCTGAGCGGGTACCGCTGCAGACCGAGTCCGTACTCCGCCTCGGGCCAGAGCTCATCGCCCGCCGGCACGGTGGTCTTCATCGTCTCGAGCCCGGCACCGCTCAGCAGCTCGCCGTTCAGCAACGCACGCATGAAGGTGTTGAGCTCTGCCGGGGTGGACACCATGGCTCCGGCCGACCAGGCGAATGACGTGTCCATGGCGGAGATGTCACGCAGCTCTCCCGGAACGTCGGCGTGATAACCGGTGGGGTGCTCCCCGCGGAGCGGGAGCTCACCAGGGGCGGGGAAGTACGTGTGTTCGAGTCCCAGCGGCGTCACGATGCGCTCATCGATCTGCTGGGCGATCGCGCGGTCGGTCACCGCCTCGATGAGCAGCCCGAGCACCAGGTAGTTCGTGTTGCTGTACTCCCATCTCTCCCCCGGCGCGAAGCTCGCAGGGCGAGTGAGGGCGATGTCGAGCATGTCCCGCGGAGAGATGTACTTCTCCTGCGCGCCGAAGGCATCGGCCGCGATCTGGTCGGCGTATTCCGGCAGACCGCTCGTCTGCTGCAGCAGCTGGTGCACGGTGATGCCGGCGCCGTCGATCCTCGCTCCCCCGATCAGCCCGGGAAGATACGTGTCGATCGGAGCGTCCAGGTCGACGAGGCCCTCGTCGACCAGCTGAAGCACGATCGTCGCGACGAACATCTTGGTGTTGCTGGCGATCCGCACTTCTGCGTCGGGTGGAGGCGCCTGGCCGGTCTCGATGTCGCCCTCGCCGGCGACCGCGTTCTCGACCTCACCATCCGGCGAGGTCACCGATGCGAGGGCCGCCGGGTAGCCGGCGTCGACGAGGGACTGCAATCTCGTCTCGAGCGCGCTGGTCGTCTCCGCGTCCGCGGACGAGGCCGGTCGATCGGACGCCCGGAAGAGCACGCCCGCTGTGATCGCTCCCGCGACGAGCACGGCGGCGGCCGCGATCGCGATCACCGTCCGCATCCTGCGTCTGGGGGCGGGCTGGTTCTGGGGTGTGGGGATGTCGTTCATGTCGTGTCCTTTCCCGTCGGATGGGTCGTGTCGGATGGGTCGGGCATCAGAGGTCGCGCCGGGACAGAGCGACGGATGCCGCGGCGAGCGCCGCCGCGGAGAGGGCGGCGAGGGCCGCGAGCGCCACTCCGACAGGCACCCCGGCCGACCCGCCGTGAATGACGTTCTGCGCGAGCGCGACCGGCAGGAACTGCGTCCAGACGGGCGCGGAGCCGCCGCCGATCAGCGAGGTCATGGCGGTGACGAGCGGTTCGGCGAAGAGCACCGCGAGCATGGTGAGGATGCCGGCGAGCTGCGTCCGCACGAGGATGCCGACCGCGAGGCCGATCAGTGCGAGGCCCGCGACTGCGACGACGCCCCGCCCCAGGGTGGCGACGACGTCACCGACGCCCGCGGTGAAAGTCGTTGCGGTCGTCGCGAGCGCGACGAGCAGGGCGGTGAGACTGACAACCGCCATGAGGGCGCCGATGACGACACCGACGACTGCGACGGCCATGGCCTTGCCCGCGACGATGCGACCACGACGGGGAGACGCGAGGGCTGCTCCGACCATGCCGCCGTACCGGTCGTCACTGGTGCCGGCGAGGGTGCCGAGCAGGACGATGGCGAGGAGCGCGATGCCGATCGACCCGCCTCCCATCGACGCGCCGAGCGGATTGATCGCGTCGAGCTGCGCCGCCGGAGATGTCAGGTCGAGCACGGGGAGGTCGGCACCGAGCGCCTCTGCGCCGGGACCGATGTCGCCGCGAGCCAGCGCCGGGAGCACGGTCACGAACATCAGCTGCGTCAGGGTGAGTCCGATCACGGCGACGAGCGCACTGACCTTCGTCGCTGTGGTCGTGGTCAGTCCGAGGAGTTCTGCGCGGAACATCAGCGCACCCCCGCGATTCCGGTGACCTGGAGGTAGTAGCCCTCGAGGTCTCCGCTCGCTGTGGCGACGGCATCCGCCAACGTCACGTCGGCGACGACCCGCCCCTCGGCGATCACGACGATGTCGTCGGCGAT is a genomic window containing:
- a CDS encoding acyl-CoA dehydrogenase family protein, with amino-acid sequence MGEQMRRLDAVRERLRPVIAEIAASTVAREKDHELPFAQVTALRAAGFGRLRLPIEHGGFGLDWESFAEVLIELAAADSNLPQIFRGHIAYVEHILAATPSERRSRWLERIADGELVGNAWSENGAAAVGTNATRVTRRPDGSWRVDGRKFYTTGSIFAEWIDATVDLDGTTVTALIRRHQDGVEISDDWDGFGQPLTGTGTAVFTDASVDEDDVEPFTSRFPFQTAVYQLTLLSVLAGIAAAIERDTVAQVRARTRTYSHGSAERVADDPQILQIVGELTATSATARALVLDVARAVQHAADVLGTPETEDAVIAAELRSAQAQIVLTDLVPRAASRLFDTLGASAVRSGTALDRHWRNARTVSSHNPWIFKARQLGDHAVNGRTPEFVWSVGQAKVLEASTAER
- a CDS encoding response regulator, with protein sequence MIRVLIADDQAVVRAGLAVILGAEADIEVIGEAVDGADAVSLARSLRPDVVCMDIRMPGTDGIAATREIVGDAALATDVLILTTFDVDADVFAALEAGAAGFLLKGADEHTLLAAVRSVAAGDGTLDQRLTRRILHEFADRRRASSAQVPAEGPPLTERELDVLRLLAEGLSNAEIADRLFVELTTVKYHLAGILQKTGARDRLQAVLWGIRAGVVEAG
- a CDS encoding ATP-binding protein; translation: MSSSATASARPSRSAVSSRAGGDLQPEPRQALTRDRDCLVAGVSAGLARHLGVRVWMVRALFIALTMCGGAGILLYAWCWAFTPWADGDGTPSRRVPVAWMLLVPASVGMLIVLFWRGGSDWLSGTIPPDAAAVVVFGTVGAATGAGLWATLIDRTDTARGPRHTMLVRILSIALLAMLFGLLLTRPVGSTGVALVLVPLAGILAVLLSTLIPRWRDLAGERVRRIREEQRSEMAAHLHDSVLQTLALIQNRAGASSEAARLARAQERELRAWLYDGDAPADSDLATDLRDYAGGLELDYPVRIEVVSAGLSTERASGELAAAAREAMLNAARHATGEVSVYIEGNATDVDVFVRDRGPGFRLDDVPGDRLGVRESIIGRMRRAGGSGTVRSDESGTEVHLRLSTVPRGAANAQVPNAPANTDEGEDARG
- a CDS encoding PspC domain-containing protein codes for the protein MTIPTAPPPPADQASPPRTAVPHGAERFLLWVAGLGVVRSDGWLGGVAAGIAARLRIDPLIVRGILVVAALFGLPVIFLYALAWALLPDLDGRVHVRDLLRRDYQPVQLGLLGMAIVGLIPTAPLTGRLFGFGYESWSALAVFSWIVGLVIVGGLLFLIVRAASRTPGASAPDLPVASADPAAPEASVPLGGSGTAEGADATSAASSEVYAAPAAFIDDAPPAPPAPLPSGVQDPAEVAAWRIQHRAWKEQDQAWRRRQQDAERMARDQVRRERQAEAAVFAAEAAERRRIRRASRPRAGLAIVASVIGLAIVVGALVGLGNGDAAVGGALGLLSAALVLAIGMIVAGALRRRSGFLAFATVLTLVAGLVAGGFSAFQGVSIGWASISNNEAAHVRQPFGDLSISLNRHDDAPRPIVVEKGAGSTWISVDPGVQLQLRATVGTADVSWTRVEAGTGAIIDSGTWTATERDGESVVAETISAENAPTTTVQRVTIAQTSGEIDITLIEAEEEDER
- a CDS encoding LuxR C-terminal-related transcriptional regulator codes for the protein MKARTLVADSIRIVIVDDHSIFRSGLRADLDASVEVIGEAADVPSAIAMIRETVPDVVLLDVHLPGGSGDDSTGGESVIRGSLPTTARFLALSVSDAAADVVRVIRAGARGYITKGSSGGEVSRAVHAVADGDAVFSPRLAGFVLDAFGAVAGEIATTTDELDRLSAREQEVMRLIARGYAYKEVAAELFISIKTVETHVSSVLRKLQLSSRHELTVWASQRRLL
- a CDS encoding sensor histidine kinase translates to MSPAEPPSRRAERVRRAIPPILVLAAAVGYIGADLWIDELPAAVPGDVSPFAHAALVALQAVLLVFRQRAPIIVFAGAVLLDAVILATSAGELGVGSLGVILAAYAMARRSRRNPALTALALGALVTTGVGASALLLGSRESALVLILTVIARIALQYAAPAAVAEYVRGRERLADALQEQARMAERERRERAEREVRAEREALARELHDIAGHHLSGIIVSAQAATALTRSDLDRAREMMQTVQDDARIALADLRRTVGLLRSDDDAPSGAPSPVPTIAGIPALVDIARERGQRVALAAVGDARPVGALAETTAYRMVQESLANVARHAPGAAGAVTVRFGADAVEITVANEPSAEVRTRETTDSSGAGYGLSGMAERAELIRAHLSTGPDDDGGWTNRLSIPYDGRSTP
- a CDS encoding serine hydrolase domain-containing protein, with amino-acid sequence MNDIPTPQNQPAPRRRMRTVIAIAAAAVLVAGAITAGVLFRASDRPASSADAETTSALETRLQSLVDAGYPAALASVTSPDGEVENAVAGEGDIETGQAPPPDAEVRIASNTKMFVATIVLQLVDEGLVDLDAPIDTYLPGLIGGARIDGAGITVHQLLQQTSGLPEYADQIAADAFGAQEKYISPRDMLDIALTRPASFAPGERWEYSNTNYLVLGLLIEAVTDRAIAQQIDERIVTPLGLEHTYFPAPGELPLRGEHPTGYHADVPGELRDISAMDTSFAWSAGAMVSTPAELNTFMRALLNGELLSGAGLETMKTTVPAGDELWPEAEYGLGLQRYPLSCGGFAWGHGGDIPGTQTRNAVAPDGTAVTIAVTALPWAVVSPDDDEVLLEQYRIVVEALDETLCDR
- a CDS encoding GNAT family N-acetyltransferase produces the protein MAEATTILDRVATAAEHRSIAESVGWHDAFDWATIADSLAGSTFGVVAYAGDAAVGMGRVVGDGVKYFYVQDLAVLPAFQGTGLGARMLDRLTERIAMASPATAFVGLFSTAAGTDLYTSRGFGPGDMTGLFRLIGPAPRDDGQNG